The genomic DNA TACTACtctcttgtcaaaaaataagttCAATTTTGAAAACACGATATTTATGTGGTGGTGATTGAATATAACCAtgtaaatcattcaaaaataaatattacattaaaCATTGTGATAATATTTGAGGTCcttgtgtcaaaaaaataatatttgaggtcctttgttttgaaaatgtgtTAACTCTCGTGAAAATGTAAAggatttaaattatatatatatatatatatatatatatatatatatatatatatatatatattacgtGTAATTCTTTTTAAGTATGCATCTAATTAATTATAGTGGATTTTAAGGTGAGGGTTTTATTAAGTACATCACCGATTAAACATTactaaaaattagggttaaatatgtttttggtccctataaatatgtcaacttttcgttttagttcctctaaaattttctttcaacttttagtccctataaagttttcaatcttcacttttggtccctcttttaaagtaaactcatatgtagaattcatattatttaataaaatttttcaagaaaaattcaaaatattataagaatgactccaaaaaaaattaagaattttttaacaatacatgaatttaatatgaatttttatattgtttatggttaaaaattcatatttaatttgtgttttgttaaaaaaatctaatttttttaggaattgtttttagaatatttgacacatttctgtacaatttcattaaaaaatacaaaaattaaattaaaaatagggaccaaaaatagtgattgaaaattttatagggactaaaagttgaaggaaaattttagaggaactaaaatgaaaagttgacatatttatagggaccaaaaacatatttaaccctagttTTTAGTAATGTTTAATCGGTGATGTACTTAATAAGACCCTCACCTTAAAATCCACTATAATTAATTAGATGCATACTTAAAAAGAATTACacgtaatatatatatacaatttaAATCCTTTACATTTTCACGAGAGTTAacacattttcaaaacaaaggacctcaaatattttttttttgacacaaggACCTCAAATATTATCACAATGTTTAATgtaatatttatagggaccaaaaatagtgattgaaaattttatagggactaaaagttgaaggaaaattttagagggactaaaacgaaaagttgacatatttatagggaccaaaaacatatttaaccctaaaaactaTTAGATTAATCAAACTCACATCCTATTAAGGTGAGGTTGGTACTATGGTTACAATTGTTTTGCACACTCTTTTGCGAAATTTGCTTAAGAAATGGATGATGGACAGAAGTTTTGTTTAAGATTCTAGATGTGATAGTAGATTGAACTAAATGAATGTGATTTGGCTGGTGGGTAGCAGCAAAAAGATGATTGTTAGTGAAAGGGGAATAAAGTTGTGATCTAATGTATAGAGTGTATAATAAGATGCGAGTTGGATTAATCTAATTGCTCTTAGTAATGATCCACCGGTAAGGGACTTGATAGTACCTTCACCTTGGAATCCACTCTAATTACATTTCAACATGTAAACATCTTTCcctaaacaaaaacataaatatctGTAAAGATAATTTATGAATTATCATTTATCATAACAAGGTAGCGCATGATTTAATTACAtgcatgtaccaaaaaaaaaaaaaaatcaccgcCATAATTGATCTCACCCAATAATTCTTTCAATCCTGGTTCACAAAAACcgaaaatcaaatattttgagaAATCCAACTCAAACAGAACAAAAAGGCTTAAAAAAACCATCCACCTTACCATTGATGGGTACAGTAAAAtcagttcaatttaatttatttttattactaatTTAGAATTAGTGCAAATAACACATCACTTACATTCACAAGCACAAGGGTCCAATCTTTCAAGTGGCTATCCTTGAATTCTATGGATACCACTGcacattttcataaaattgtatatataATATGGCGGTAACAGAAAAAGATAGTATGATATACAAATTGGGGGGAAATATTATCTCTAGAAATGTAGCACAAAAGTTTCTCATCATCTAGATTAACTGTATCTTCCGTATGCTACTTAATCCTCAAGTATTGACATCATGTTTCAATTACATTTACACATTTACTAGTATAAGACAGTTTCATCACAACCAAACCTATATATTTAGCATATTGTTTCAAGAATAATATGCTGCTAACCAGAATAAATAATGTGAAATAAAACTATCAGCTGCCCAAAAAGAACCAAATGAATTGCAATCGAAGACTCATACAATGTAGGTCTGCTTCAAATTTTTCCTCCCACGCTTTCCTTTTGGGTTGGCATTAATCAAAGCATTCACAAGATCAGAATCCTCTTCAGTTATCAGTATGTTTGCTTTACTTGGGTCTGCAAGCAGCAGCTTTGACACAAGGTATCCCGCAATTGACCATGTCTGAAACAATTGAGACTGTTTTCCAATGAATCGAGATCTTTTCGTGTCATAATATTCTGGCCATTTGTCTCTTGATATACGTCTCTCAGCAATTTCAACAGCTTTTGCAGCAATATGTGGTCTGTTCATCTTTATGCATGCAGCTGTGAGCtgcaatacacatttttttatgttaaaacatTGTACATTGTGTTAATTCAAACATGCAATGCTAAGGTGAAGAAACCAGCTAAGCTATGAAAGGATTTTGCATGTGTTAAATGAAAAAGATTTAATAGGACAGATTATGATAAGAGCTAAGGTGAAAAAAGTATAGTAGCTATAAATGACGACTGCTTCGTCATACACAGACAATATCATTTCGTTGCTGACTAATTgcaatctaaaaataaaattcggGATGCAAGTGAACCAAACTTTGTCATTGTAACAAACCTGCCAGAGCAGTGATGGCCAGGAGCCTCCATTATGGTAAGACCAAggcctgcaaaaaaaaattaaataaaatcatttcatgaaaaatattttaacagaAAAACATAAGCAGAGGAAGGTTAGATTCAATACGTGTTCTTAGGATCACTGCCGGTGATTATCTGCCACTCCTGACCTTCAAGAGCCGGATAACAAATCTTGAGTGGCATATCTGCCACCAAATCCGACCATTTGGCCTCAATAAGATCCAATATGGCATGTGATTGTTCCTCTGTGGCCATACTACTGACGACAGACCACAAGTTTCCCAGTGAAAAAAACCTGAAATCCATGTGAGCTGGTTGTAAGTTACCAATTAAGTAGCCTCCTTTGTTCGGCATCCACTCCACTAACCAAGGAGAAATCTGGTCCGGGTATATGTTGAATTTATTAACTGCATCATATGAGTACTCCTCTGTCTTGTAACGGTAAATTTCATTTAATCTTTTCATATCAATCCAATAATATTCTCTAATATGAAATGAGAGAGCGACCAGCCGATTGTTCAGTGCCCGTATAAGATCAGCTGATCCATCCTCAGGAGTAAGCATCTCACGTGCACAACGTAAGGCAGAATAAAACAGTGCCtagaaacagaaaaataaaacaaaaagcaaaagaaaatacACATTAGATAAGTTTATTTGATCGCTGATTCCATCTTTAATTGTAACTCTTCTAAGCCTCTCAGAATCAcaatgttttcaataaaaacaataattttatttgacaaaagtGATACATGCAagcaaaatttcaaaacatagtacaaattttttaatttttttagttattagCAAAGTTTTTTTTAGGCAAGATAGAACCATTCAGGATTTGGATTCTCTGCAACTACTAAAAAATCACAGCTTCATTACTGATACACTGATAGATGAGCTGCAAAATCACAGAATTTGGGTTGGGGCTGCAGAGGCTGCATCACACTCAAGTTTTCGTTGAGATGGTAGTAGTGGAGGTCCTCAAAATGATGAAGAGAGGACATATTTCCATAGCCAAGAAGGTGATGAAGGTATGTGGTGTTGGGGAGAGTAAAGAGAAGTGTTGTTTCTAAATGTGCTGCTTCAATATAAAGAAAGGGATGTGGCTGTTTGATGAACATTAAATTAATCTAACGGCACGGGGCTGGGTGtgcttgtgtttttttttggcagtttgtttctttttcccTGTTGCCTTTTGTGTTGGTTTTGCTCTTTGATAAGGGCagttgtttttgttcttgttttgtaGTGTGTCTTGGTTGGCTAGAGTCCTTTTGAGGCTCTCCCCATTGTATCTGCTCTTTCGCGTGCTGAGTGCATCCTGTGCTCAGTGTTTGtgctttcaaaaaataaaaacgaatCTAACGTCTGAGATGTGCGTGACAGTAggtttttataatttgttatcAATCCAAATCCAATCATTCACACCTTCTACACAATTTTACAGTGTGATTCCCCATTTCACAGAaagtgaaaacaaaatataaaaaacttgGCATGAAAGTATTTATATGGCTTAGCCAAGGCAGTTGGGAAGGAATAGTAAGACATATATGAGGAAGGTGGAAAGTTTTGGTGTCTTAgtcttcacttttttttaccattaacTGTTGGAATTTACAAAGGTGAAATTACACAGATTTGGGGACCTTGTGACATCAGGGACCTTCACTTCAAAACAGTAAAAGCCATGAGAAGCTTTTGATAATGTACCATACCAGCCAGAATCTATATAAAGAGATGTGTCCTTTTTGTAGTTTCAACAATTCAGTTGTGTAATTGTATAAACACAATAGTATTCTAAATTTCGAAAATCTATCATACTGATGGGGCCGGATTTGGAATATGTTATAAAACCTTATATTGCAATTAGTTTATTTACCACAAGTCTTATCCAACAGCAATACAATCAATTTCAGAATTGACTGTTGCTACTGTCTACTAATATGAATTCACCGGCACTCCAACCTCATCTTTAATCCATTCAAATTCCTAGGGCATAAAGGTTAATGTGAAGTTTCGCCTTTCATGCATAAAAAGATATAGTTAAGtcactttcaatttcaaatgaatAAGAAATACCAAATACCAACTCcgttaacaaaaataaaagacaaagcATAGTCAGTACTAAGAATAAAGAACAGAAATGCTGCTCCTCAAACTAGCAAAGGAAAAATTTGTTCCTTTTTCTTGCCAAAATGGTGCAGAATCGCAGAAAACAGTATCATTAACCCAATCTATCTATGTAAATGCACTGTCATGAATAAGTCAATAAGCAGCAAAGTTTTTTTCTAACCTTAATAagaaatagttaaataaatagCATGCTAATGAAGGAAGACAGGAAATCGCAAACACCTGAATCTCCAAAGGATGCCCGTGTATGCCCATCCTTCGATCTATCATGCAAGAACCATCAGTTACTAATAATGTTGGGAACATGTCAAAACCATCAGCAAGACACAGCTTCAAAATCATCTTAATTCCTGTTTGCACAtcaactctctcctgaacagaTAAATCCCCAGAGCATTTTCCATATGCTCGTAGTAAAATAATCCACCACAGCCCTGAGATCACATGTTAAATAAGTTAAGCATTCCAAGCAGTATTATGGTAAGTTTCTTTTGTTATgtaaaaaagagtaaaaaagaTACTATAGATCCTATCAGTTATTTTACCGGAATCAACAGGAGCAACACGGCCAATGGCTGCCTCTCCAAAGTCGGGATCCAAAACCTCTTCCGTTGCAGAGTCATCACCTTCCAGAGGAACTGTCCGAACCTTAAAACTAGCAGGCATCAAACCTTGTCCTGGACTATGACAATCCATTGTTTTCTCCCAGCTCTGAAATTGTATATGTTTGTTCAATGCTCAAGTGTATCATAAACAACAGAGCTACCACATGACAATACATATAGGTCTTAGCCAAAGAAGTACCCACAATGAAAGATTACTAATGAAAAGTGTTATTTCCTTTAATAATGAATAGCTGAGGGGCCTGGGACACTATTCTATTCATAGACAATTAACATTAATAGTAAGTGTCATACAAAAGCTTTTTCAGCATCCTCATAGGACCCCATTGAgtaaatcacgggaattaagaaagttgattttggtattaaatttgttgacaattgttattgttttacaAGTTTATTCTTCAAGACTGAGAAATTAGTTAATGTTTTCATCAAGGTATTTATCAGAGATTGCAGAAAAAGATGTAACATTATTTAGagtatgttggtaaagaaataattaatgcagttgaatatttgaaagatttttttataaaaagggacaacaAAAAACTCAAGAGGGTCCTATACTTAGAGACGGAGGCAGTACTGTATTCACCCAAATATTTACAAGCAGATAGAGTTAGATTAGTGAGACTTTGAATTGTAATGACCAATGAATGAAATAAGTTTGTAAAGACATAACACAAAGAATAAGCACATCAGCTCAAcacaatcaattaaaaattgaaCATACGCAGCATCTCAGACATGTAAATACACGAAGTTGTATCAAATTTAGTTATGTTCCAAGAACATGCTATCAGTAATATAAGACTAAGAGATTACCTGCAGCTGAAGTGTATGAAGAATGAAATTACGAACAATATCATACTCTCCCTTCAATAGGAAAGCGACTCCAGATGGAATAAAATCACGAATAAAGACCTGGTCATAATTCAAAACATTGGTACTGTTTGGATCCTTTGCAGCAATAGTTCCAATAGGATTCCCACAATAATTAACTACAGACTCCCTCAGTAGATCCCATGCTTCTTCCTCAATAGAGTTGAGGCTAATTGTACCAAGATTTTTCGTGACAGTCCCATTTGTAACATTAGATGACAAAACCTCTTTTTCCTGTTCCAACAGTTGAACATCTTCAAACTCTAAAGAAGACTTTGCACTCATCACATTGCTAACCAGACTAGATTTTTCAACATCACTCGCAAACCTAGATCCATTACCGTCTCCTGAAGTTATGCCACTCACATTTTCAGCCTTTTGGCATTTACATGTCTGCAACCATGGATGACTATAGGTCTTATAGTCACAGAAACTGACACTGGTCAATGGAAATCGATGAGGCCTTAACTGGCTTTGAAGCATGCCAGAGCTCTCAATTAAAAACCTATGCCTTGAggattttttcttcatatattttGTTAGCAACTGGGAAGTGTTGACAAAAGGCTCATTATACCCTCCGGATTGAGGAACAACACTGGACAGAACCTGAAAAACGGCTTTGGAAGCACCGAAAGACATGCTGGTTTTAAAATAAGGAACCCTACCACCTAAAATTTTACCTCCTGTAGAGTAAAAATTGAGATTACAACCAATGAGTGAGAACTACTTAACAAAATTGGATGATAATAGCATTGcaatttcaattattaaaaatattggctGAGATGGTAACAAAGACACGAATACCGAACACGACACTGACATGTAGTCAAAggtattaattaaaaaacaaatccaTAACATACTAGGTCACCTAATTAAGATAGAAATGGCAATACATGATGAAAAATAAACAGTGGAATTATGATCTAAAATAGTTTCTACTAGgtacccataaaaaaaaaataataataataataatattaaggaATTCAAACTCTGAAGCAAGTGGAGAGAGTGTTCTGAATGGTTTCTCAATTGAACAGAACGAACGAACCTTTTGAGCCGAAAAGCACTGAGAATCTGAGACTCTCGTGTGTGTATCTTCAGATTCTGTATATTCGTTCGTAATTAAATTCTCACTCGCACAAAATGCATCGCAAACTATTTATTTTCGTTCTTTCTTGTGATGAgtgatttgttttctttttagtttttcttaTCTTGGActcttttcttttccaattctaggtttttttttttttttactttcttgcgTATGCCACGTGACATTCTGTTCTGGCATCACCTGGGCCTCAAAAGTAGTAAATGAATCAAACAAAATAGAGATTTTTGGTGTGCCACAAAATACTACTAGTAGtatactttttaattttgtctGCTTAATGAATAAGGATATGATTGAatgtcatgaaaaaaaaaaaaacttgcatcAACATAATTTATGGTGGCCTCGTTTAATCATCTCTATTTCTATTAAGAAATTATCCCGTGTTTataaaacaaggaaaaatattgTTAGCAATTGTAATAAAAGAAGTAGAAAATTTTGGTACAATTACTTATGTgctttttgagaaaattatggatttgaggaaatcattgtatttttaattaaaaaccacACGAAATGCatctaaggaattgtacctaagttttctccataAAAGAATACGGTTGGTTGGGGCCacgagcttaactcagttgttaATCACAATATGTAAGATTTAGGGTTCGaaaccagaagaaaaaaaaatggttgataGGTAAGGATTAAGGTTAGATAACTATTATCATGTTactaatagtaatagtaattattatgtTACTAATTGGAATAGTAATAGCTTGTTTGGTTTCACGGTGGACGTGCCTTGTTTCACCGAGCAATGGTCGTGAAAAATGAGAAGCTCCAAAAGATAGATTTCACTTGCAAGGCTATACCAAACACATTTTAAGTATTCATCGTGAAACTCAAGTATTTTTTATTGGACAATACTTCTTATTACGAATCATGTTTTAATAAAGGGTAAAAATAATCCTTTAAGAATTAAATTTATCTCCAACAACAACCTGATTTCCGCCACCTCCTACTATTATGTTCTTTTCTGCCACCTCCCACTATTATGCATTTGTTTGGTTTCAATTCTAAAAAGGTAAAAGGTGATTATAGAggatgtaaaattgattttaagatGGTTGGATGACTtaaagtagaattgattttgtttgtagaattgattctacttgaagctacaatttctaattttttatttctacaaTCGATCTTAGCCTTAAATTCATTGTTAAAActatttttacataaatacatccaaacataaatcactttacattcaactcactaTTATcgaaaatcaattctacaaaatcaattcactcaaaaagctgaaccaaacatacattatgttcttatgtttttttatttgttttgaagtgAAATTCTTATCTTGCGTTCTA from Medicago truncatula cultivar Jemalong A17 chromosome 8, MtrunA17r5.0-ANR, whole genome shotgun sequence includes the following:
- the LOC11427451 gene encoding neutral/alkaline invertase 3, chloroplastic, yielding MSFGASKAVFQVLSSVVPQSGGYNEPFVNTSQLLTKYMKKKSSRHRFLIESSGMLQSQLRPHRFPLTSVSFCDYKTYSHPWLQTCKCQKAENVSGITSGDGNGSRFASDVEKSSLVSNVMSAKSSLEFEDVQLLEQEKEVLSSNVTNGTVTKNLGTISLNSIEEEAWDLLRESVVNYCGNPIGTIAAKDPNSTNVLNYDQVFIRDFIPSGVAFLLKGEYDIVRNFILHTLQLQSWEKTMDCHSPGQGLMPASFKVRTVPLEGDDSATEEVLDPDFGEAAIGRVAPVDSGLWWIILLRAYGKCSGDLSVQERVDVQTGIKMILKLCLADGFDMFPTLLVTDGSCMIDRRMGIHGHPLEIQALFYSALRCAREMLTPEDGSADLIRALNNRLVALSFHIREYYWIDMKRLNEIYRYKTEEYSYDAVNKFNIYPDQISPWLVEWMPNKGGYLIGNLQPAHMDFRFFSLGNLWSVVSSMATEEQSHAILDLIEAKWSDLVADMPLKICYPALEGQEWQIITGSDPKNTPWSYHNGGSWPSLLWQLTAACIKMNRPHIAAKAVEIAERRISRDKWPEYYDTKRSRFIGKQSQLFQTWSIAGYLVSKLLLADPSKANILITEEDSDLVNALINANPKGKRGRKNLKQTYIV